The DNA sequence ATAGTTCAACAGCTTTAACAAAAGAAAATTGATTAAATAAAGTATCTGCTTTTTTAAGTTTTGATTGTTGTGCAATACCAGACAAACTGAATGATAAAAAAAGATAAATTAATATGTGACTTTTTATTTTCATAGGTTTTAATTCGTATTAGAAATACCTTGGTGACTTTAATTTTGAGCTTATAAATTTAAATTCATACATAAGTAATACCTCATGTGTTCCGCTAGTATATCTTGCGATATCTGAAATTGGTTTTTCATAAGCATAGCCTACACGTAATTGTCTTGATACCTGAAAATCAATAATACCACCAATAGCAGCTGTTTTTTCATTGATTCTATAGGAACCTCCTAACCAGAATTTTTCATTGAATAAGAAATTAGCCGTTAAATCATAAGAAATTGGAGCACCATTAGTTGCTTTTATTAAAAAAGCAGGTTTGAATTTAAGTTTATCAGTAAAATTAAACACATAGCCACCTGTAAAATAATAGCTTATACGTTCCAAAGCTTCGTATTCTTTTGCTCTATTATAATCTGAGTTAAAAATTCTTGGAGCTGACAAGCCTAAATACCATTTTGAAGAATGCCAATATATTCCTGCTCCCATATTAGGACTCCAACGGTCTTCAACACCATATATAAATGTATCTGTATCATTATCTAGACGAAAATCTGTATCAAATGTAAATCCAGTAAATCCTCCTTTTAAACCAAAGGCTAATTTTGAATCTGTACTAATAGGGATAGTATATGAAAAATCAGCGTATAAATAGGAGAAGTTTTGAGGACCAAGATCATCTTCTATAAAAGATAGGCCCAATCCAATTCTATTTTTACGAAGTGGTGTATGAATAGAAAGTGTTTGCGTTATAGGGCCACCTTTAAAGCCAACCCATTGACTTCTGTGTAATCCAACAATACTTAAAGCTTCTCTACTTCCAGCATAAGCAGGGTTTATAGAAATGGTATTGTACATGTACTGGGTAAATTGTGGTAATTGCTGTGCAATTCCAACAGTACAACTAAGCAATGCCATAGCAATTATATGATGTTTTATAAATTTCATAGGTTAAGTTTTATTTGGTTCCAATATATACGGGGCCAGTATATGTTCCTATAACACCGAAATTGTCTTTTACGTTAATAATGTAATAATAGGTTCCGTTTGGCACTTGATTTGCAGAACCAATAGCTCGACTACTTTTACCGTCCCAATCACCATGAGTTCCAGATACATCCTCACTACCAATGGTGTAATCATTAGACTCATAAACCATAGCCCCCCAACGGTTAAATATTTTTACTTCAGCAAAAAAGCCACAGTAGTCAATTCCCATGATATCAAAGGTTTCATTTTCTCCATCGTTATTTGGCGTTATGGCTGTAGATACAGTTATATCATTACTTTCACATGGCAATACTTTACAGTCTGCATGAATATTCATAGTGACTTCTGTAATATTAACACAGCCATTTTCCAAACCAGTATATCTGAATACATAATCAATTCCTCCACTTCCAGGAAGAAAATCTTCGGCAAATGTAAGTGTTGTTGGGTCAAAAATACTACCTATGAGGGTTGCTTCTGTTTTTCCTTCAATCAACTCCCATGTTCCGTTGGTGTAGCCATTTGACAAGAATTGATTTAAATCTAACGTACCATCATCAAAACATCTATCACCAGCAGTTATTTGAGTAAAAATATCATCAAGCATAACATTTAATTCTTGGCTATAAACATTTTCATTTCCGCATTCATCAGTTACAACCCATGTTCTCTCTATTTTATAGTCGGCAAATAAAGTGTCATCAAAATGATTTACTTCATTAAAAACCACACTAATATTTGTTGAACAATTATCAGTAAATTCTAATTCTGGAGCTTCAGGAATATCGGTACAACTTACAGTTAATATACTGTCATGGTTAGTAATCAATTCTGGTGCTTTTGTGTCTTGAACAGTAATTTCTTGAACATGTGAAATATGAGTCCCACAAACATCAATAGCTGTCCAAGTACGTTTAAGTAGATATTCATTAGCACAATTACCATCAATACGTTCTTGATTGTAAGTTACCCTTACATTACCACAATTGGTTGAAGCACTTAATGAAACAGGGTTTGGAATAGCATCACATTCCACAGTTAAATTTTGAGGTAAATTGGCTTGATTGAATTTTACAGGATCTGGAGATGTATACGTATATGTTGCCGAATGACTTGTTGTTTCACAAATGTCATTAATAGTCCAAGTAACTATTATTGAACCTCCAGAACAAAAATCAATAGATTGTGTAGAAAAGTCATTAGTAACATTTGGTGAACATCCCCCAGAAAAACTATTATTTATGAGGTCTGTCTGTGATGCTACCCAATTGGATATATCTATATTGAGTGCTGTTTGAGCTCTTTCTGGAGTACTATTGTCAAAATCGCAAGCATTAGATGTGTCATTGACAGGTGCTGTATAGGTTACAGGTTCTGGTTTTGTTAGCGTATAGGTTGCTGTACTGGTTGTTGTTTCACAAATATCATCAATAGTCCAAGTTACAGTTATAGAACCACCTGTACAAAAAGATAATGACTGATTGGTGTAATCATTTGTGACTTCAGGAGAGCAACCACCTGTAATACTGTTGTTTATTAGGGCTGTTTGTGTATTTACCCAAGCAGCAATATCATTGTCTAAAGCATTTTGAGCAGCCATTGGATTCTGATTATTAAACTCACATGACTCAACTAAATCATCAACTGGGGCCGTGTAAGCTATCGCTTCAGGTTTGGTTAAAGTATATGAAGCTGTGGGAGTTAAGATTTGACAAATATCCTCTACCGTCCAAGTAATGTTGATGGTTCCTCCCGTACAAAAATCAATAGTTTGATTTTCAAAGTTATTTGTGATTGTAGGTGATCCACCACTTATGCTGTTATTTATATTGTCTGTTTGAGTAGCTACCCATTCAGCAATATCTGCATCCAAAGCACTTTGAGCTAATGCAGGATCTATATTATCAAATTGACAAGCATCCACTATATTTTCGGAAGGAGGTGTAAAAACCATACCTTCAGGTTGGGTAAATGTATAAGTAGCTGTAGGATTTGTTTCCCCGCAGATATCTTTTACGGTCCAAGTGATAGTAACAGTTTTAGAAGCACAAAAAACAATGGACTGTGTTGTAAAGTTGTTGGTCACTGTTGGTGCACATCCCCCAACAAGGCTATTTTTAATAATGTTTGTTTGTTCTGTAATCCAAGCTTCAAAATCAGCATCTAAATTTGCCTGAGCAATGTTGGAATCAGGGTCGTCAAATTCTGAAGCTGATGAATTATCATCTGAAGGAAGAATATACGTTACAGCATCTGGTTTTGTTAAGCTGTAGGTTGCAGTAGTAGATGAACTTCCACATATATCTTCTACCGTCCAAGTTATTTCTATATCTCCACCTACACAATAATCAATGGTTTGATTGTTATAATTATTTGAAACAGTAGGGCTACATCCACCAATTAAGCTACTTTCAATTAAAGTTGTTTGATTATTAATCCAAGCTTGAATATCATTATCTAAAGCATTTTGAGCTATTATAGGATCAATATCATAGAATTCACAAGAATTAGCAGTTTTGTCTACAGATTCTGAATATGCTACAGAATCTGGAAGTATCAAGGTATAGGTAGCTGTACGCATTATTGGTGTTTCACAGATATCTTCAACGGTCCAAGTAATTGTTATATCTCCACCAGTACAGAAATCAATAGATTGTGTTGTAAAATCGTTCGTTACTGTTGGTGAACATCCATTCATAAAACTGTTGCTAATATTTGCAGTTTGTGTGTTAACCCATGTAGCAATATTAGTATCTAAACTTGATTGAGCAGCAGCAATATTTGTGTTATCAAATTGGCAAGAATCAGTAATATTATTTTCAGGTTCATCAAATGTTACTGCAGCGGGTTTTATAAGTGTGTAAGTAGCTTCTGGGTAGGTTGTTTCACAAATGTCTCCCACGGTCCATCGGATTGTTACAGAACCTCCATCACAGAAATTTATTGATTGATTTGTATAATTACTAGAAACGGAAGGCGAACATCCATCGGTAAGGCTATTATTTATAACAGCCGTTTGTTCTGCTACCCATGCTCTAATGGCATTATCTAAATTTAATTGAGCCTGAGCTGGATTAATATCATCAAAATCGCATGCATTAACGGTATTATTCCCAGGAGAAGTATAAGTTACGGCTGTTGGTTCTGTTAAAGTATATGTTGCGGTTGGATATGTTGTTTCACATATATCTTCCACAGTCCAAGTAACTGTTAAGGCACCACCAGAGCACAAGCTGATGGTTTGTCCATTAAAATCGTTAGTAATTGTTGGAGAACAGCCCCCTTCTAAACTATTAATTATCATATTAGTTTGCTCAGCAACCCAATTAGCAATATCGGCATCTAAATTTGTTTGAGCAGTTGCAATGCTGGTATTATTAAATTCACAAGCTTCGGCGGTATCATTGGTTGGTGCTGTATAAGTAATAGTTTCAGGTTGTGTTAAAGTATAGGTTGCAGAACGTGTAGTGGTTTCACAAAAAGTTTCTGCTGTCCAAGTAATGGTTAGTTGATTTGATTCATTAGGATCAGAACAAAAATTAATAGTTTGGCCTATATAATCATGGCTAATTACTGGAAAACCACCTGTTAGACTTTGGTTAATTCTTGCTGTTTCATCTGTAACCCATTTAGCTATATCTGCATCTAATTCAGATTGTGCAGTAGCAAAATTTGAATTATCAAAATCACAAGATTCTGCGAGTTTGTTATTAGGATTATCAAAATTGATACCATCAGGTTGTGTAAATGTGTAGGTTGCCTGTTGTGTTGATGTGCTACAATTATCTTCAATAGTCCAAGTAACGGTAATACTATTGGAAGCACAAAACATAATAGGACTTGTTGTAAAGTTATGAGTAACTGTTGGCGAACAGCCACCAGAGAAACTATTGTTTATAATTGTGGTTTGGTTTGCAACCCAAGATGCAATATCGTTATCTAAATTTTCTTGTGCTATAGCTGGGTCTGGATCATTTAGTTGAGAGGCTGTTTTACTTATATCATTAGGAAGCGTGTAAGTTATAGTTGAGGGTGCAGTTAAGTTAAAGTCTGCTGTAATTGTACTAATGGTTTCACAAGAATCTGTAATGGTCCAAGTTACTGCAGCAGTTCCTCCAGAGCACCAATCTGGTATGAATGCATTGGCACTGTCATTAGATAGAATAGGAGAGCAGCCCCCGCTTACAGAAATTATATTAGACTGAACCGTAACCCAATCAGCAAAAGCATCATTAACTTCCGATTGGTTATTGTAATTACATGAAAGTAAGTTGGTGTAATTGTACCTGAAATTGTGGGCTTAGTAGAGTCTGTAATATTGATTACTTGCTCTACAGTTTCAAAGTTACCACAAGTATCTGTAACAGTATATGTTCTGGTAAGAACTATTGGGCATGTTCCTGTAGACGCATCAGTACTGGTAACTATTAGATTTGCATTTGAGGTACAGTTATCAGAAATAGTAACCCCAAGGGCTTCAAGTTCTGTTATGGTAGTAACGGCAGGTGTGGCATCAGATACTTCACAACCTTCAACATCTGTTGCTGTAATTGTACCTGAAATTGTGGGCTTAGTAGAGTCTGTAATATTGATTACTTGCTCTACAGTTTCAAAGTACCACACGTATTAGTAACTGTAAATGTCCTAGTTATTTGTAAGCAATCACTACTAGTAGTGATTGCGTCGCGGTATGTTATACTTGCTATAGTTCCTCCAGAAACCGTATATCCAACAATATCAGTATAGGTGTCATTTATATTTACAGATTCAGTTGGGCTATAAGGATATCTTGCTGATAATGCAGTTATATCTGTAGTAGTACAACCTTCAATATCTAAAGGACTTGGAGCTGCTATCACTGGAGGTTCATCTACATAACCCATATGGTCTATAGCAACGTTACTGTATGCTAAAATAGGATCTCCAAAACAATTACCACTGGTTTCATATCCTAAAATTAAAGGGTAGTCAAAAGTAGTTTCGGAAGTTGCTCCTTTACCACTTATTGTGGCTCCAACAGATATTTTGGCATCATTTGGTAAGGTTTCTAATATTGAGCAATTTGTAGTTACAGTAAACTTAAAACTAATGTCTGCAATAACTTCGTTAGGGGTATCAGGTAGGGGGAGTGTTCCTAAGTTCCAAATAATAAACCCATTATTACCAGGTGTAGGAGCCACAATATTGGGTGCAGAATAATCATCTAATGGGGCATATTTTGTGTTTACATTAGTCGTTATATCTAAGCCACTATGGGTTATTTCAGGCGGAATAGGAATGGTTAAAACGGTATTTTCAATGGCCTCTGATCCTGTGTTTTTTATTTGTAATTGATATTCGGCATTTTCACCAGGATTTATGGATGAAGTAGGGGGACTAGGATTACCATTTATAGAGGTTGTTGCTATTATACCTTCAGCTTCTGGAACATAGGCATCTACAGCAAACGTAATATTAAAAATAACATAGGAATCGAGAGTACTGCCATATTGGAACCTTGTTTCTATTTGGTCGTTGTCTATAAATCTGTTACTATTGTTATCAATATTAAATACAGCAATGTCTAATCCGGTGTTGTTTGTTAGTTCAGGATATCTATTTCCAAGAGTACTATGAGTTAAGATGGAAGAGTTGAAAAAGTTATTATCTGTATTATTCGCATGTTCTAAATCAACAAAATTACCAGAATTTCTTTCTTCCATAGCAAAATAATCTTCAGATAATCCTCTATCTCCTTCACCTGCCATGATTCCTAATTTAAAATTAATAGCTCCATTTGGAGCGGCTTTAAATCCAGAAGCTGTTATTGTATTTTCATCGTTTTCACCAACATACTCGTAGCCATCAAAAACAGTGATGTCTCTCCAGTTCATTTCAAAATTTTCATAGACAACAACCATACCCCAACCACCAGTAAGACCTGTGTTTCCCAGGGTGCCTTCATTTAAAGCGATATCAGCAACTGTGTAGGTTCCATCCCTACCAGCTCTTACATAGTCTGTAATCTCTGCATACCCAACAAAAATATTTTCGGTAGTTCCTCCGGTTTGAAAATATATGACATCACTATTTTTAGCTGTAATAGGTACATATCCTGATGTATTTGGGGTTTTTAATAATACTTTTGTTTTGTCAAGGTCTTTTGTAACCCCATCTGTTGTAGTTACGGAAAATATATTAGGAGAATTTACCCCATTATCAGCCCTACCCATCCAATATAAGCCTGCATATATTATATTTGAACACTCTGGTTTGGCAGCATTTTCGTTTGAAAAAATTAAATCAGCAGAAGATGAATTGAATGTAGGATTATTATTAGGGTCATTAATTATGTCAATATCAACATACTTCATAGCTGAACTATTTGTGCCACTATCAGTGTAACCTACTAATGTAAGATTGGTATTACCAATCATGGCAAAGTCTCCTTTTACAGTATATATTGTTTCACTAGGTGTTTCGTCAGAAGTTCTTGGATTAAATGGTACTTGACTATAACCAGTGAAACTGATTGTCATAAATAAAACTAAGCTTAATAATGGTTGGATAGTAAGCCTATTTTTTAGTAAGATATTCGAGTATTGTTTTCTCATGTTATATAAAACCTTTTATCTTTAATACAAAACACCAATCTTCATAATTACCCCTTATTAAGGACTAAATACAAATAATATCATTTAAGTTTTTGAGGGAAAAACATTGAGGATAAAAATTCAACACAAAAATTGAATTTGAAATAAGATTTGGTTTCATATTATTTTAATTAAAGTAGGTGAAAACAAAAAAACGTATATGTAATTACTTAATCAAATAAACGTGTTAAATCACTTATAAAACCGACTAAACGAATCAGTATTACTTTTAATCGAAATAAAATTTCATTTTAACGATTTCAATATTTTATGATTTGTTAAATAGATGAAAGAAAATAAACAAACAAAAGAATGTTTTGTCGGCAAAAACTTGTATTATAACTGTTTTTCCTATTGGAATCATTTGGTTTAAAAGCCTAAAAAAACCATTAAGAATTTAATCATAATGGTTTAAATTATTAGTTCATTTTTATGATTATAAATTGAGTTCGCCTATTTAATTGATGGGCTTGTTCACTACATTTTACACCATTACTGCAATTATTTAATAATTGGTTTTCACCATATCCTATAGCGCTTTCTATACGGTTGCTCTCTATGCCTCTTGATATGATGTAGTCTTTGGATGACTTAGCCCTTCTATCTGATAGTTTCATATTGTATTTATCGCTTCCTCTGCTATCTGTATGCGATTCAATTTTAATGACCATATTGGGGTGGGTTCTCATAACATCAATTACTTTTTCTAATTCATATTCGGCATCGGTTCTAATATTCCATTTATCAAAGTCAAAAAATATAGGGTTTATTACTATTTGGTTGTTTTTAATTAAAGGATGTAAGAATAAATCGGTAGTAGTTATTCCCTTGTTTTTATTATCTAATAGAATCTCTTTCTTATCTTCTTTATAGTCAGGTTTAGTACCTAAAACGATGTATTTTTTGTTACAATCTGCAGCAAATTTGTATACGCCCTTATCATCAGTAAAAGCTTTATTGATTACTTTTCCAGTTTCATTAATAAGTTGAACTTCCGTATTACTTAAAATTTTATTGGTGTAAGCATCTCTAGCAATACCTGTAATATCTTGAACACATTCATATGAGCTAAAGCTATAAATGTCATCGTTTCCTTGACCTCCAGGTCTGTTAGAAGATAGGTAGCCTCTTTTGTTTATATCATCAGAATCAATATAATAAGCAAAATCATCATAGCCACTATTATAAGGCGCTCCTAAATTTTCTGGCTCTGCATTTTCTTCTTTAATGATGTTAGATTTAAATATATCTAATAAACCTAAGTTTAAATGTCCATCAGAAGAAAAATAAAAGGTGCTATCTTTACTAACAAACGGAAACATTTCTCTTCCTGCGGTATTAATTTTACTTCCTAAATTTTTAGGTAAACTAAATTTATTGTTTTCAAGTATATCAACTTCATAGATATCTGTTTGACCTAAGCCTCCAGGTCTGTCAGATACAAAGTATAATTTTTTATTATCAGGACTCAAAGCAGGATGACCTGTAGAATATATTTCATCATTAAAAGGTAGTTCTTTTATGTTTTCCCAACTCGAACCAACCAAGGATGCTTTATAAATTTTTAAATGAGAGGTTCCTTTTTTATCATAGTCTAATTTGTTTCTTTTTGTAACATTATCTCGAGTAAAATACATTGTTTTTCCATCATTAGTAATGGCTATTGATGCTTCGTGATAATCTGTATTAATTTTGGTTGAAGTAATAAAATTAGGAGTTCCAAATTTTAACTGACCTTCATTGTCTTCAACAAACACTTGGTATAAATCTAAAAAAGGTTCTTTATTCCAAGCATAAACTTTACTAACATCATCTCCTCTAGAAGAAGCAAAATATAATTGATTATCATGTATATAAGTTCCAAAATCGGATTGGTTAGAGTTTATAGGAAGGTTATAAAGATTAACTACTGATTTTTCATTACTAGATATGAGTTCACTGAATGCTCCAAGGTTATCTGGATTATATTTTTTTGAGCGACCATCTTGATTGTGAATATTATTAAATTGAACCATCCATTTTTCGGCTTCGGAATAATTACCTAAACTTTTTAAGGTTTGAATGTATTTAAAAAGATGTTCCGCAGATATATCCTCATATTTATTGACTGCTTTTTTATACCAAATTACGGCTTTTTCTGAATCGGAATTGTTATAATAACAATCACCTAATCGAGTTAAAACATGCTTACTGTCATCACCATTGTTTAGTGCTTGTTCATATAATTCGCTGGCTTTGATGTAGCCATAATTATCAAAAAATTTATCCGCTAATTTTACTTGGGCAAATATTGAACTAATACAAAATGTAAGTGCTAATATTAAAAATTTTGTTTTCATAGTAGTTAATTTTAGAAGAACCTAGGCGATTTAATACGTTTACTTTGAAATATTTCAAACATTAATAGAATTTCATGCGTTCCACTTGTATATGTTCTCAATTCTGATATTGGGTATTCATAAGCATAGCCGATGCGTAATTGTTTTGATACTTGAAAATCTGCAATAGCACCAAGTGCAGCAGCAGATTCATTAATTCTATACGAACCACCCAACCAAAAAACATTATTGAATAAGAAATTAGCAGTTATATCAAATGATAAGGGAGCTCCGTTTGTAGCTTTAAGTAAAGCAGCTGGTTTAAATTTGGTTGTGTTGCTTAAATCGAAAACATACCCCCCCGTTAAATAGTAACTTACACGTTCTAATGCGACATAGTCTATACTACCTTGTTTACCATTATTATAATCAGTATTTAATATTCTTGGAGCAGAAAGTCCTACATACCATTTGTTGGTATGTAAAAAGGCTCCAAGTCCTATATTTGGACTCCATCTGTTGGACACATCATCAAAAAAAGGATCGGTTGAAATTGTAGGATCTGTTAAAAGTTCTTGGTCTATGAAATATTGTGTAAAACCAGCTTTTAATCCGAAAGCTAATTTTGTTTTCAATCCAACTGGAATGGTGTACGAGAAATCACCGTATAAATATGAGAAATTTTCATATCCAAGTTCATCATTGATAAAAGATAAACCAAGCCCAACCTTTTCATTTCTTAAAGGCGAATGTACGGACAACGTTTGTGTTGTAGGAGCGCCATCAAGACCAACCCATTGACTCCTGTGTAAACCAACAATACTTAATGTTTCTCTACTACCAGCATAAGCAGGATTAATAGAAATAGTATTGTACATATATTGTGTAAATTGTGGGAGTTGCTGCGCAAAACCAATGCCGCAATTTAGCAATATAAAAACAGCGATGTTAAACTTTATTAATTTCATAATAGGTTAAGGTTTATTTGGATCCTACGTAAAATGCTTTAGCAAAAGGCTTCAAGCCACTATCCTTTAAATTTATAATATAGTAATATGTTCCATTTGGAATTTTATCAGCTTTACCTACAGATGATTTGTGAGCGTAACCGTTCCAATCATTTTTATAATCGAAGCTTTCATAAATTTTTGCTCCCCAACGATTAAATATTTGTAATTCTACAGTGAATCCACAAGTTTCAACACCTGTTATAGTGAATAAATCATTATGTGTATCTCCATTAGGTGTAAGAACTTTTGAAATAATCACATCTTCTCTTCCACATGGTAAAACAATACACTCATCATGAATTTCAAGGCTTACTTCGGTAGTGTTTAAACAACCATCTTTAGAAATTTGATAACTAAATTTATAAAAGCCTAATGCAACATTTTCAGGGTCAAATATATTTTGATCTAATGTGGTGTTACCTTCAATTACAACCCAATTACCTCCAGATATATTATTATCTAAGTAATCATCTAAGTTGATAGTTCCATCATCGGAACATAATCTATCACTTACTTCTGTTACAAAGTCATTTAAGGTTACTAAAATGGTTTGTGTGAAAATATTGTTATTGCCACATGCGTCTGATACTTTCCATGTTCTAACTATTTCATAATCTGATGGATTGTTTGCATCAAATGAGTTTATTTCATCATATTCAATGGTAACTTCTGTTGTACAATTATCTATAAACTCTAAAACTGGTTTGGCTGGAATGTTATCACAGTTAACGCTAATATTAGTATCATAAGAGGTAGTTGTCACTGGTGCTTTGGTGTCTTGAACAGTAATTGTTTGTGTGTGTGTAGCTGTTAATCCGCTTGCATCCGTTGCAACCCAGGTGCGTTTTAGAGTATAGTTAGATACACAAGTATCTTCTATTTTTTCTTCACTAAAAGTTATGTTTACAGTTCCACAAGGGTCTGTAGCAGTTAATGTTGCAGGCGGGGGAACACTATCCACATTGGCATTTATTTGATTAGGACAGTCAATGGTTGGATTGATATGATCAGTAACAACAACATCTTGAGTACAGGTTTGTACATTATCATGCACATCGGTCACGGTCCATGTGACAGAGGTGGTACCCACAGGGAATGTTGCAGGGGCATCATTGGTTACACTCTTCACGCCACAATTATCAGCACTTGCAGGCTCGGTTAGAGTCAGTGTTGCAAAACAAGCTCCCGCATCCACATTGGCATTTATTTGATTAGGACAGTCAATGGTTGGATTGATATGATCAGTAACAACAACATCTTGAGTACAGGTTTGTACATTATCATGCACATCGGTATCAGTTACAGTTACTTTATATGTACCGGCAATTAAATTAGATAAATCTTCAGAATCTGTATCAGGGTTTTCATTACCATTATTATCCCAGTCAAACGAATAATTACCAGAGCCTCCTGATACAGTAATATTAATAGCACCATCATTGCCATTTACACAGGATACATTGGTTATGCTTTCTGTTGAAATACTAATGGCATCAAAAATAGTCACTTTTATTGGAACTCTAATGGGGCTGATACATGAATTAGATAGTCCTTCAGCTACATAATAAGTTGTTTCTCCAACACTACTTGTTGAGGGCACAATGGAACTTTGTGCGTTTGTTGAAGGGTTATTATCTGTATAATAGTATAGGGTATATGCTGATGGTGATGTAGGAGCATCACTTGGAATTCCTGTTAAAGCATTAGCTGTTTCATTTAAACAATAACTAATATCTTGTACGCTGGGTATTGAACTAACATTAGAAACATTGATTGTGAACTGATAATAACATAAAGTTGTTCCTGGAGGAATAGCAAAATATGTTGAAGTTCCTATTGTTGGAGGAAATGGGTTAGAATCATCGTATAGAATTGTAGTATCGGTTAAAGGATATTCATTGTAATATTTTGACCCAGGAGGAAAAGCATCTTTAACTTGTGATGTTAAAATAGGTGTATTACCTATATTACAAAAATAAAAATCTCTTACAGCTGTATAACTACCACAATTTGCATTCACATAATCTTCTGCATCAATAGTTATAACACTAGGAGTAGGTATTGATTCTCCTATACAATTTCCTGTTGTTTCGTATCCTTGAATGAGTAACTGCTCAAAAGAAACATTTGACGTAACACCAGTACCACTAATAGACCCACCAAGTGAAATAGTAGAATCACAACTTGAGTTTAC is a window from the Pseudalgibacter alginicilyticus genome containing:
- a CDS encoding gliding motility-associated C-terminal domain-containing protein, yielding MEKKYSQKTIANTCLPLLFAIIFITFISKSYSQNNNIVDFEPRTSDFTPSKTIYRVNGDFTMIGNTNLTLDNYSDSSSNSGNMRYVDVDSDPTTMNSSSATLLFSNENNAIPDCSQIIYAGLYWTGRANNNSTDPNIFTVSKDIVSGISSQQITDTNMEVYDEDNIDNTNYTLEISNSGNGQNSITYYTFTSSNTGDTVEFIYRRGSNNNSTNPTVHVKVNNGNEISIPTSSIDNDNAYLTIPYTIFSDINYTLKVNRLRRQNKDRAYIDVTYFPVNYTTITKTFDKQKIAIKGPNASSYTSLIAESDDIYFPNGTDGNMFSAYTEITEYVKANGLGEYFVADIAAREGDGGNTGYFAGWGMVVIYENSKMKARDITVFDGHAYVASAAGNKYLPVSGFNAVSNGDVTLKLGVMAAEGDVSIDGDKLELLRQDTNQYESLSHSGNTTGNFFNSSIATGGNPRNPELTNNTGIDIAMFDIDNGNSNSNTNDDNKFITNGQQSTTFKYNSTQDTYIIFNITFAVDAYIPVTEGVLTTTAINNNTNPGNLTLLPGESAEYLLEIKNRGTEATSNTLVTIPIPYTSTYQELSIQYHTYAPFSTSNTPYYDPNLGSTGSIVWDLGTLPVPNNPNDLLADISFTLNATTDCSLLVNSSCDSTISLGGSISGTGVTSNVSFEQLLIQGYETTGNCIGESIPTPSVITIDAEDYVNANCGSYTAVRDFYFCNIGNTPILTSQVKDAFPPGSKYYNEYPLTDTTILYDDSNPFPPTIGTSTYFAIPPGTTLCYYQFTINVSNVSSIPSVQDISYCLNETANALTGIPSDAPTSPSAYTLYYYTDNNPSTNAQSSIVPSTSSVGETTYYVAEGLSNSCISPIRVPIKVTIFDAISISTESITNVSCVNGNDGAINITVSGGSGNYSFDWDNNGNENPDTDSEDLSNLIAGTYKVTVTDTDVHDNVQTCTQDVVVTDHINPTIDCPNQINANVDAGACFATLTLTEPASADNCGVKSVTNDAPATFPVGTTSVTWTVTDVHDNVQTCTQDVVVTDHINPTIDCPNQINANVDSVPPPATLTATDPCGTVNITFSEEKIEDTCVSNYTLKRTWVATDASGLTATHTQTITVQDTKAPVTTTSYDTNISVNCDNIPAKPVLEFIDNCTTEVTIEYDEINSFDANNPSDYEIVRTWKVSDACGNNNIFTQTILVTLNDFVTEVSDRLCSDDGTINLDDYLDNNISGGNWVVIEGNTTLDQNIFDPENVALGFYKFSYQISKDGCLNTTEVSLEIHDECIVLPCGREDVIISKVLTPNGDTHNDLFTITGVETCGFTVELQIFNRWGAKIYESFDYKNDWNGYAHKSSVGKADKIPNGTYYYIINLKDSGLKPFAKAFYVGSK